Proteins from a genomic interval of Liolophura sinensis isolate JHLJ2023 chromosome 3, CUHK_Ljap_v2, whole genome shotgun sequence:
- the LOC135464140 gene encoding uncharacterized protein LOC135464140: protein MECYNLPGFAIAAVRGEEAHIKGYGKMDIKNDIDVTGDSIFMIGSLTKAMTASLLAKVLPEKHMSSTWDTKVKDILGDSFKLSTEDLTNGVTIRDLLSHKTGLAAGIYGIFRGYSKNITAARMVKKLRHLPSVKPLRLRFDYNQWTYMLASHVTEVLAGGTESWEELMKRHLFEPLGMDSTVIGPNLSKLAANNKLALPYQFSNGKHEQMPLEIFDIHPAQAAGAAFSSANDMAEWIKFLLRTPKQIVNDTVFSQTMLSTQHLNSVKGQMRPTFPVDMYDYGYGLGWFTSAYRGRKLVQHWGELFAYTATLWLFPNSDVGIFVSTNGKIEGGGIPRELIVAFMADMMLGENPWLNTKTACVYPKPWISKPPKDLPHGTFPELGSQRNLSEYVGVYGHRLLGDVKVFINESTKKLQLTLGERVRAVLYPTAEKDVFRWELQAPLAFMNVEYPNYDSVHFMETKGKGMDSLVSTAMEKQFVFKTDVRFADASSATAMSRGVVWTKVAFVLIVDMLIFVYSCTW, encoded by the exons ATGGAGTGCTATAACTTACCTGGATTTGCCATAGCTGCCGTGAGAGGAGAAGAGGCGCACATAAAAGGATACGGAAAAATGGACATCAAGAACGATATTGATGTTACAGGGGATTCAATTTTTATGATCGGTTCATTGACGAAGGCAATGACGGCCAGCCTATTGGCGAAAGTCTTGCCAGAAAAACATATGAG CTCGACGTGGGACACCAAAGTCAAGGACATTCTGGGGGACTCATTTAAGCTGAGCACAGAGGACCTGACAAACGGTGTGACGATCAGAGATCTACTGAGCCACAAGACTGGGCTAGCCGCGGGGATTTATGGTATCTTCAGAGGATACTCCAAAAACATCACAGCGGCTCGTATGGTgaa AAAACTTCGCCACTTGCCCTCCGTAAAGCCTCTGAGGTTAAGGTTTGACTACAATCAATGGACGTATATGTTGGCAAGTCACGTGACAGAAGTACTAGCAGGAGGCACAGAATCCTGGGAGGAACTAATGAAGCGTCACTTGTTCGAACCATTGGGAATGGACTCTACAGTCATCGGACCGAATCTTAGCAAATTGGCGGCAAATAATAAACTTGCCTTACCGTATCAGTTCTCTAATGGCAAGCACGAACAAATGCCTCTAGAAATATTCGA TATCCACCCGGCGCAGGCGGCCGGTGCAGCATTCTCTTCCGCCAATGACATGGCCGAGTGGATCAAGTTTCTGCTCCGAACACCAAAGCAGATCGTGAATGACACGGTGTTTTCTCAGACAATGCTTTCTACTCAGCACCTGAACAGCGTGAAGGGTCAAATGAGACCAACATTTCCAGTGGACATGTATGACTACGGTTATGGTTTGGGCTGGTTCACATCGGCTTATCGGG GTAGAAAACTAGTGCAGCATTGGGGTGAACTGTTTGCCTATACTGCAACATTATGGCTTTTTCCGAACTCTGACGTTGGGATATTTGTCAGTACAAATGGTAAGATAGAAGGCGGAGGCATACCAAGGGAACTGATAGTGGCTTTCATGGCCGACATGATGCTGGGCGAAAACCCATGGCTTAACACAAAAACAGCGTGTGTATATCCCAAACCATGGATTTCTAAACCCCCTAAAGATCTCCCCCATGGCACATTTCCGGAGTTAGGCTCCCAGCGCAACCTGTCGGAGTACGTTGGTGTGTATGGTCATAGATTACTTGGCGATGTGAAAGTGTTCATCAATGAGTCCACAAAGAAACTACAGCTCACTCTGGGAGAAAGGGTACGGGCTGTCCTGTATCCCACAGCTGAAAAAGACGTgtttaggtgggaactgcaagCCCCTTTGGCCTTTATGAACGTTGAATACCCGAACTATGACAGCGTCCATTTCATGGAAACAAAGGGCAAAGGAATGGACTCGCTGGTCTCGACCGCCATGGAAAAACAGTTTGTGTTCAAGACGGATGTCCGATTCGCAGACGCATCCTCCGCCACTGCCATGTCACGTGGAGTCGTCTGGACGAAAGTCGCATTCGTTTTGATTGTGGACATGTTGATCTTTGTGTACTCGTGTACTTGGtaa